The Pyrus communis chromosome 9, drPyrComm1.1, whole genome shotgun sequence genome has a segment encoding these proteins:
- the LOC137745821 gene encoding DNA-(apurinic or apyrimidinic site) endonuclease, chloroplastic isoform X4, with the protein MSSTNPTPQNPIFKEDDVESNELEIESFKDDPARIEAMTVHQLRTTLRNVGIPAKGRKCELVSALKCFLEKKIDGEGSVVRQGQVSSISIEDASGQTKAETSSDGDHAQNVDTVLEGHELQRNKRRLKHSSVKSKTLVGDNKVATKKEKLSIEYDEVSGEKISRTRRKVSSETSSVDVKTDDKLAEPWTVLAHKKPQKDWIPYNPRTMKRPLLPKDTKFVKLMSWNVNGLRALLKLEGFSALQLAQREDFDVLCLQETKLQEKDVEDVKRSLIDGYENSFWTCSVSKLGYSGTAIISRIKPHSVTYGLGIPDHDSEGRIVTVEFDSFYLISGYVPNSGDGLRRLSYRITEWDPTLSNYMKELEKSKPVILTGDLNCAHQEIDIYNPAGNRRSAGFTDEERQSFGTNFLSKGFVDTFRRQHPGVVGYTYWGYRHGGRKFNRGWRLDYFLVSESIADKVHDSYILPDVTGSDHCPVGLVFKL; encoded by the exons ATGAGTTCCACAAACCCAACTCCTCAGAACCCTATTTTCAAG GAAGATGATGTCGAAAGCAATGAGCTTGAGATTGAGAGTTTTAAGGATGACCCTGCACGAATCGAGGCAATGACGGTTCACCAACTCCGAACTACGTTGAG GAATGTCGGTATCCCTGCCAAAGGTCGTAAATGCGAGCTTGTGTCTGCCttgaagtgctttttggaaAAGAAGATAGATG GTGAAGGTTCTGTGGTAAGACAAGGACAAGTGTCCTCCATTTCTATTGAAGATGCATCGGGTCAAACCAAGGCTGAAACTTCATCTGATGGAGACCATGCTCAAAATGTCGACACTGTTTTGGAGGGTCATGAACTGCAACGGAATAAGAGAAGGTTAAAGCATTCGTCAGTTAAGAGTAAAACTCTTGTAGGCGATAACAAAGTTGCCACGAAAAAGGAGAAGCTGTCAATTGAATATGATGAGGTTTCAG GTGAGAAAATCTCGAGGACACGGAGGAAAGTATCTTCAGAAACTAGTAGCGTTGATGTCAAAACTGATGATAAACTGGCTGAGCCGTGGACAGTTCTTGCACACAAGAAACCTCAGAAAGATTGGATTCCTTATAATCCTAGAACAATGAAGCGTCCACTGCTTCCCAAAGATACTAAATTTGTGAAGCTTATGTCTTGGAATGTCAATGGTTTAAGGGCATTACTTAAGCTGGAGGGATTCTCTGCTTTGCAGCTCGCTCAAAGGGAAGATTTTGATGTACTGTGTTTACAGGAGACCAAACTGCAG GAGAAAGATGTTGAAGATGTGAAAAGGTCTCTGATAGATGGCTATGAGAATAGCTTCTGGACATGCAGTGTTTCCAAACTTGGTTATTCGGGAACTGCAATTATATCTCGG ATAAAGCCACATTCTGTCACATATGGCCTTGGCATACCCGATCATGACAGTGAGGGGCGGATTGTAACAGTAGAGTTTGACTCGTTTTACCTGATAAGTGGATATGTTCCTAATTCTGGAGATGGTTTGCGAAGACTG TCATACAGGATCACAGAATGGGATCCAACTCTCAGCAATTACATGAAA GAGCTGGAAAAGTCAAAACCTGTCATTTTAACTGGTGATCTGAACTGTGCTCATCAAGAGATAGACATATATAACCCAGCT GGAAATAGAAGAAGTGCCGGGTTTACAGATGAAGAAAGGCAATCCTTTGGGACAAACTTTTTATCCAAGGGATTTGTGGATACCTTCAGAAGGCAACACCCTGGTGTTGTAGGCTATACATACTGGGGTTATCGGCATGGTGGACGCAAATTTAATAGAG GGTGGCGGCTTGACTACTTCCTCGTCTCAGAATCCATAGCGGACAAGGTTCACGACTCATACATTCTCCCTGATGTTACTGGTAGCGATCATTGCCCTGTAGGTCTTGTATTTAAGCTGTAG
- the LOC137745821 gene encoding DNA-(apurinic or apyrimidinic site) endonuclease, chloroplastic isoform X5: MTVHQLRTTLRNVGIPAKGRKCELVSALKCFLEKKIDGEGSVVRQGQVSSISIEDASGQTKAETSSDGDHAQNVDTVLEGHELQRNKRRLKHSSVKSKTLVGDNKVATKKEKLSIEYDEVSGEKISRTRRKVSSETSSVDVKTDDKLAEPWTVLAHKKPQKDWIPYNPRTMKRPLLPKDTKFVKLMSWNVNGLRALLKLEGFSALQLAQREDFDVLCLQETKLQEKDVEDVKRSLIDGYENSFWTCSVSKLGYSGTAIISRIKPHSVTYGLGIPDHDSEGRIVTVEFDSFYLISGYVPNSGDGLRRLSYRITEWDPTLSNYMKELEKSKPVILTGDLNCAHQEIDIYNPAGNRRSAGFTDEERQSFGTNFLSKGFVDTFRRQHPGVVGYTYWGYRHGGRKFNRGWRLDYFLVSESIADKVHDSYILPDVTGSDHCPVGLVFKL; encoded by the exons ATGACGGTTCACCAACTCCGAACTACGTTGAG GAATGTCGGTATCCCTGCCAAAGGTCGTAAATGCGAGCTTGTGTCTGCCttgaagtgctttttggaaAAGAAGATAGATG GTGAAGGTTCTGTGGTAAGACAAGGACAAGTGTCCTCCATTTCTATTGAAGATGCATCGGGTCAAACCAAGGCTGAAACTTCATCTGATGGAGACCATGCTCAAAATGTCGACACTGTTTTGGAGGGTCATGAACTGCAACGGAATAAGAGAAGGTTAAAGCATTCGTCAGTTAAGAGTAAAACTCTTGTAGGCGATAACAAAGTTGCCACGAAAAAGGAGAAGCTGTCAATTGAATATGATGAGGTTTCAG GTGAGAAAATCTCGAGGACACGGAGGAAAGTATCTTCAGAAACTAGTAGCGTTGATGTCAAAACTGATGATAAACTGGCTGAGCCGTGGACAGTTCTTGCACACAAGAAACCTCAGAAAGATTGGATTCCTTATAATCCTAGAACAATGAAGCGTCCACTGCTTCCCAAAGATACTAAATTTGTGAAGCTTATGTCTTGGAATGTCAATGGTTTAAGGGCATTACTTAAGCTGGAGGGATTCTCTGCTTTGCAGCTCGCTCAAAGGGAAGATTTTGATGTACTGTGTTTACAGGAGACCAAACTGCAG GAGAAAGATGTTGAAGATGTGAAAAGGTCTCTGATAGATGGCTATGAGAATAGCTTCTGGACATGCAGTGTTTCCAAACTTGGTTATTCGGGAACTGCAATTATATCTCGG ATAAAGCCACATTCTGTCACATATGGCCTTGGCATACCCGATCATGACAGTGAGGGGCGGATTGTAACAGTAGAGTTTGACTCGTTTTACCTGATAAGTGGATATGTTCCTAATTCTGGAGATGGTTTGCGAAGACTG TCATACAGGATCACAGAATGGGATCCAACTCTCAGCAATTACATGAAA GAGCTGGAAAAGTCAAAACCTGTCATTTTAACTGGTGATCTGAACTGTGCTCATCAAGAGATAGACATATATAACCCAGCT GGAAATAGAAGAAGTGCCGGGTTTACAGATGAAGAAAGGCAATCCTTTGGGACAAACTTTTTATCCAAGGGATTTGTGGATACCTTCAGAAGGCAACACCCTGGTGTTGTAGGCTATACATACTGGGGTTATCGGCATGGTGGACGCAAATTTAATAGAG GGTGGCGGCTTGACTACTTCCTCGTCTCAGAATCCATAGCGGACAAGGTTCACGACTCATACATTCTCCCTGATGTTACTGGTAGCGATCATTGCCCTGTAGGTCTTGTATTTAAGCTGTAG
- the LOC137745821 gene encoding DNA-(apurinic or apyrimidinic site) endonuclease, chloroplastic isoform X3 produces MQLGFKSFLNLSSSFAVSPTNSTTGTRALDSLIRLRAPQAFVPKRTVSTASPTRKKSPKAKGPMSSTNPTPQNPIFKEDDVESNELEIESFKDDPARIEAMTVHQLRTTLRNVGIPAKGRKCELVSALKCFLEKKIDGEGSVVRQGQVSSISIEDASGQTKAETSSDGDHAQNVDTVLEGHELQRNKRRLKHSSVKSKTLVGDNKVATKKEKLSIEYDEVSGEKISRTRRKVSSETSSVDVKTDDKLAEPWTVLAHKKPQKDWIPYNPRTMKRPLLPKDTKFVKLMSWNVNGLRALLKLEGFSALQLAQREDFDVLCLQETKLQEKDVEDVKRSLIDGYENSFWTCSVSKLGYSGTAIISRIKPHSVTYGLGIPDHDSEGRIVTVEFDSFYLISGYVPNSGDGLRRLSYRITEWDPTLSNYMKELEKSKPVILTGDLNCAHQEIDIYNPAGNRRSAGFTDEERQSFGTNFLSKGFVDTFRRQHPGVVGYTYWGYRHGGRKFNRGWRLDYFLVSESIADKVHDSYILPDVTGSDHCPVGLVFKL; encoded by the exons ATGCAATTAGGGTTTAAGTCTTTCCTCAATCTCAGCAG TAGCTTCGCAGTTTCTCCGACGAATTCCACAACCGGAACAAGAGCATTGGATTCTCTTATTAGATTGAGAGCACCTCAAGCTTTTGTGCCTAAACGCACCGTCTCGACTGCTTCCCCCACAAGAAAGAAATCCCCCAAAGCCAAAGGACCAATGAGTTCCACAAACCCAACTCCTCAGAACCCTATTTTCAAG GAAGATGATGTCGAAAGCAATGAGCTTGAGATTGAGAGTTTTAAGGATGACCCTGCACGAATCGAGGCAATGACGGTTCACCAACTCCGAACTACGTTGAG GAATGTCGGTATCCCTGCCAAAGGTCGTAAATGCGAGCTTGTGTCTGCCttgaagtgctttttggaaAAGAAGATAGATG GTGAAGGTTCTGTGGTAAGACAAGGACAAGTGTCCTCCATTTCTATTGAAGATGCATCGGGTCAAACCAAGGCTGAAACTTCATCTGATGGAGACCATGCTCAAAATGTCGACACTGTTTTGGAGGGTCATGAACTGCAACGGAATAAGAGAAGGTTAAAGCATTCGTCAGTTAAGAGTAAAACTCTTGTAGGCGATAACAAAGTTGCCACGAAAAAGGAGAAGCTGTCAATTGAATATGATGAGGTTTCAG GTGAGAAAATCTCGAGGACACGGAGGAAAGTATCTTCAGAAACTAGTAGCGTTGATGTCAAAACTGATGATAAACTGGCTGAGCCGTGGACAGTTCTTGCACACAAGAAACCTCAGAAAGATTGGATTCCTTATAATCCTAGAACAATGAAGCGTCCACTGCTTCCCAAAGATACTAAATTTGTGAAGCTTATGTCTTGGAATGTCAATGGTTTAAGGGCATTACTTAAGCTGGAGGGATTCTCTGCTTTGCAGCTCGCTCAAAGGGAAGATTTTGATGTACTGTGTTTACAGGAGACCAAACTGCAG GAGAAAGATGTTGAAGATGTGAAAAGGTCTCTGATAGATGGCTATGAGAATAGCTTCTGGACATGCAGTGTTTCCAAACTTGGTTATTCGGGAACTGCAATTATATCTCGG ATAAAGCCACATTCTGTCACATATGGCCTTGGCATACCCGATCATGACAGTGAGGGGCGGATTGTAACAGTAGAGTTTGACTCGTTTTACCTGATAAGTGGATATGTTCCTAATTCTGGAGATGGTTTGCGAAGACTG TCATACAGGATCACAGAATGGGATCCAACTCTCAGCAATTACATGAAA GAGCTGGAAAAGTCAAAACCTGTCATTTTAACTGGTGATCTGAACTGTGCTCATCAAGAGATAGACATATATAACCCAGCT GGAAATAGAAGAAGTGCCGGGTTTACAGATGAAGAAAGGCAATCCTTTGGGACAAACTTTTTATCCAAGGGATTTGTGGATACCTTCAGAAGGCAACACCCTGGTGTTGTAGGCTATACATACTGGGGTTATCGGCATGGTGGACGCAAATTTAATAGAG GGTGGCGGCTTGACTACTTCCTCGTCTCAGAATCCATAGCGGACAAGGTTCACGACTCATACATTCTCCCTGATGTTACTGGTAGCGATCATTGCCCTGTAGGTCTTGTATTTAAGCTGTAG
- the LOC137745821 gene encoding DNA-(apurinic or apyrimidinic site) endonuclease, chloroplastic isoform X1: MQLGFKSFLNLSRLSSFAVSPTNSTTGTRALDSLIRLRAPQAFVPKRTVSTASPTRKKSPKAKGPMSSTNPTPQNPIFKEDDVESNELEIESFKDDPARIEAMTVHQLRTTLRNVGIPAKGRKCELVSALKCFLEKKIDGEGSVVRQGQVSSISIEDASGQTKAETSSDGDHAQNVDTVLEGHELQRNKRRLKHSSVKSKTLVGDNKVATKKEKLSIEYDEVSGEKISRTRRKVSSETSSVDVKTDDKLAEPWTVLAHKKPQKDWIPYNPRTMKRPLLPKDTKFVKLMSWNVNGLRALLKLEGFSALQLAQREDFDVLCLQETKLQEKDVEDVKRSLIDGYENSFWTCSVSKLGYSGTAIISRIKPHSVTYGLGIPDHDSEGRIVTVEFDSFYLISGYVPNSGDGLRRLSYRITEWDPTLSNYMKELEKSKPVILTGDLNCAHQEIDIYNPAGNRRSAGFTDEERQSFGTNFLSKGFVDTFRRQHPGVVGYTYWGYRHGGRKFNRGWRLDYFLVSESIADKVHDSYILPDVTGSDHCPVGLVFKL, translated from the exons ATGCAATTAGGGTTTAAGTCTTTCCTCAATCTCAGCAGGTTAAG TAGCTTCGCAGTTTCTCCGACGAATTCCACAACCGGAACAAGAGCATTGGATTCTCTTATTAGATTGAGAGCACCTCAAGCTTTTGTGCCTAAACGCACCGTCTCGACTGCTTCCCCCACAAGAAAGAAATCCCCCAAAGCCAAAGGACCAATGAGTTCCACAAACCCAACTCCTCAGAACCCTATTTTCAAG GAAGATGATGTCGAAAGCAATGAGCTTGAGATTGAGAGTTTTAAGGATGACCCTGCACGAATCGAGGCAATGACGGTTCACCAACTCCGAACTACGTTGAG GAATGTCGGTATCCCTGCCAAAGGTCGTAAATGCGAGCTTGTGTCTGCCttgaagtgctttttggaaAAGAAGATAGATG GTGAAGGTTCTGTGGTAAGACAAGGACAAGTGTCCTCCATTTCTATTGAAGATGCATCGGGTCAAACCAAGGCTGAAACTTCATCTGATGGAGACCATGCTCAAAATGTCGACACTGTTTTGGAGGGTCATGAACTGCAACGGAATAAGAGAAGGTTAAAGCATTCGTCAGTTAAGAGTAAAACTCTTGTAGGCGATAACAAAGTTGCCACGAAAAAGGAGAAGCTGTCAATTGAATATGATGAGGTTTCAG GTGAGAAAATCTCGAGGACACGGAGGAAAGTATCTTCAGAAACTAGTAGCGTTGATGTCAAAACTGATGATAAACTGGCTGAGCCGTGGACAGTTCTTGCACACAAGAAACCTCAGAAAGATTGGATTCCTTATAATCCTAGAACAATGAAGCGTCCACTGCTTCCCAAAGATACTAAATTTGTGAAGCTTATGTCTTGGAATGTCAATGGTTTAAGGGCATTACTTAAGCTGGAGGGATTCTCTGCTTTGCAGCTCGCTCAAAGGGAAGATTTTGATGTACTGTGTTTACAGGAGACCAAACTGCAG GAGAAAGATGTTGAAGATGTGAAAAGGTCTCTGATAGATGGCTATGAGAATAGCTTCTGGACATGCAGTGTTTCCAAACTTGGTTATTCGGGAACTGCAATTATATCTCGG ATAAAGCCACATTCTGTCACATATGGCCTTGGCATACCCGATCATGACAGTGAGGGGCGGATTGTAACAGTAGAGTTTGACTCGTTTTACCTGATAAGTGGATATGTTCCTAATTCTGGAGATGGTTTGCGAAGACTG TCATACAGGATCACAGAATGGGATCCAACTCTCAGCAATTACATGAAA GAGCTGGAAAAGTCAAAACCTGTCATTTTAACTGGTGATCTGAACTGTGCTCATCAAGAGATAGACATATATAACCCAGCT GGAAATAGAAGAAGTGCCGGGTTTACAGATGAAGAAAGGCAATCCTTTGGGACAAACTTTTTATCCAAGGGATTTGTGGATACCTTCAGAAGGCAACACCCTGGTGTTGTAGGCTATACATACTGGGGTTATCGGCATGGTGGACGCAAATTTAATAGAG GGTGGCGGCTTGACTACTTCCTCGTCTCAGAATCCATAGCGGACAAGGTTCACGACTCATACATTCTCCCTGATGTTACTGGTAGCGATCATTGCCCTGTAGGTCTTGTATTTAAGCTGTAG
- the LOC137745110 gene encoding glycosyltransferase-like At3g57200 produces the protein MAGLYSSSRPTSSSSSSLSSPSSSSFQTFASRLLLLLTVLPLTLAAFAFVLQWRGGLNDPVTRWSPDHHDFPGMVQMGEVQRQALRSSGSDCVDILGRSHSPAFPYYKDWKFDYASDLRPKISIQTSTSAGLEQTLPWIFYHKVIGVSNFFLFVEGKAASPKVSKVLETIPGVKVIYRTRELEEQQAKSRIWNETWLSSFFYKPCNYELFVKQSLNMEMAIVMAREAGVDWIIHLDTDELIYPAGTHEYSLRQLLSDVPGNVDMVIFPNYESSVERDDIKEPFSEVSMFKKNYDHLPKDVYFGNYKEATRGNPNYFLTYGNGKSAARIQDHLRPNGAHRWHNYMKTPNEIKLDEAAILHYTYPKFSDLTSRRDRCGCKPTKDDVKRCFMLEFDRAAFIIASTATEEEMLNWYRERIVWTDKELNLKLLRKGILTRIYAPMVIIQGLRESGVFSSVIASAAQTNLTKDQFLSSVESSNSSRESTSGAINSRKIGKLLDSQATARRVLEFIDDASHPLAIPPLSPPGLDEDDFQIDVQLSSKSQ, from the exons ATGGCGGGTCTCTACTCTTCCTCCAGACccacctcttcttcctcctcctcgttGTCGtccccatcttcttcttccttccagaCCTTCGCTTcccgcctcctcctcctcctcaccgTCCTCCCCCTGACTCTCGCCGCCTTCGCCTTCGTTCTCCAATGGCGCGGCGGCCTCAATGACCCCGTTACCCGGTGGTCGCCGGATCACCACGATTTCCCCGGCATGGTCCAGATGGGTGAGGTCCAGCGCCAGGCTTTACGTTCTTCGGGTTCCGACTGTGTCGATATTCTGGGTCGGAGCCACTCCCCCGCCTTCCCCTACTACAAGGATTGGAAGTTCGATTACGCCTCCGATCTGAGGCCCAAG ATATCCATTCAAACAAGCACTTCAGCTGGTTTAGAGCAAACTTTGCCATGGATCTTTTATCATAAGGTTATTGGAGTATCAAACTTTTTCCTTTTCGTGGAAGGCAAGGCTGCGTCCCCTAAAGTATCTAAAGTTTTAGAAACCATTCCG GGAGTGAAGGTTATATACAGGACAAGGGAATTGGAGGAGCAGCAAGCTAAAAG CCGGATTTGGAACGAGACTTGGCTGTCAAGCTTCTTCTATAAGCCGTGTAATTATGAGTTGTTTGTGAAGCAGTCCCTTAACATGGAGATGGCTATTGTCATGGCAAGG GAAGCCGGCGTGGATTGGATCATCCATCTTGACACTGATGAGCTAATATATCCAGCGGGCACTCATGAGTACTCTTTGAGACAGTTGTTGTCCGATGTGCCTGGAAATGTTGATATGGTTATCTTTCCAAATTAT GAAAGTAGTGTAGAGCGTGATGATATCAAGGAACCTTTCAGTGAg GTGTCAATGTTCAAGAAAAACTATGACCATCTTCCAAAggatgtatattttggaaattatAAAGAAGCAACTAGGGGTAACCCAAACTACTTTTTAACATACGGAAATGGGAAATCAGCTGCCCGAATTCAAGATCACCTTCGCCCTAATGGTGCACATAGATGGCACAATTATATGAAGACACCAAA TGAGATCAAATTGGATGAGGCTGCTATTCTGCATTATACATATCCCAAATTTTCTGATTTGACCTCTAGACGTGATCGTTGTGGTTGCAAGCCTACCAAGGATGATGTTAAAAGATGCTTCATGTTGGAATTTGACAGAGCT GCATTCATAATTGCTTCAACTGCAACAGAGGAGGAAATGCTTAACTG GTACCGGGAACGCATTGTGTGGACTGACAAAGAGCTCAACTTAAAACTTTTAAGGAAGGGCATCTTGACTCGGATTTATGCACCGATG GTCATCATACAGGGATTAAGGGAATCAGGTGTTTTCAGCTCCGTAATTGCATCAGCTGCACAAACAAATCTCACAAAAGATCAGTTTTTGTCCTCGGTTGAAAGTAGCAACTCCTCTAGGGAATCAACATCTGGGGCAATTAATTCAAGAAAGATTGGTAAACTACTAGATTCTCAAGCAACTGCAAGAAGGGTCTTAGAATTCATAGACGATGCTTCTCACCCGTTGGCAATTCCACCCTTATCTCCTCCTGGCTTGGATGAGGATGATTTTCAAATTGACGTACAACTGTCTTCCAAATCCCAATGA
- the LOC137745821 gene encoding DNA-(apurinic or apyrimidinic site) endonuclease, chloroplastic isoform X2 has translation MQLGFKSFLNLSRLSFAVSPTNSTTGTRALDSLIRLRAPQAFVPKRTVSTASPTRKKSPKAKGPMSSTNPTPQNPIFKEDDVESNELEIESFKDDPARIEAMTVHQLRTTLRNVGIPAKGRKCELVSALKCFLEKKIDGEGSVVRQGQVSSISIEDASGQTKAETSSDGDHAQNVDTVLEGHELQRNKRRLKHSSVKSKTLVGDNKVATKKEKLSIEYDEVSGEKISRTRRKVSSETSSVDVKTDDKLAEPWTVLAHKKPQKDWIPYNPRTMKRPLLPKDTKFVKLMSWNVNGLRALLKLEGFSALQLAQREDFDVLCLQETKLQEKDVEDVKRSLIDGYENSFWTCSVSKLGYSGTAIISRIKPHSVTYGLGIPDHDSEGRIVTVEFDSFYLISGYVPNSGDGLRRLSYRITEWDPTLSNYMKELEKSKPVILTGDLNCAHQEIDIYNPAGNRRSAGFTDEERQSFGTNFLSKGFVDTFRRQHPGVVGYTYWGYRHGGRKFNRGWRLDYFLVSESIADKVHDSYILPDVTGSDHCPVGLVFKL, from the exons ATGCAATTAGGGTTTAAGTCTTTCCTCAATCTCAGCAGGTTAAG CTTCGCAGTTTCTCCGACGAATTCCACAACCGGAACAAGAGCATTGGATTCTCTTATTAGATTGAGAGCACCTCAAGCTTTTGTGCCTAAACGCACCGTCTCGACTGCTTCCCCCACAAGAAAGAAATCCCCCAAAGCCAAAGGACCAATGAGTTCCACAAACCCAACTCCTCAGAACCCTATTTTCAAG GAAGATGATGTCGAAAGCAATGAGCTTGAGATTGAGAGTTTTAAGGATGACCCTGCACGAATCGAGGCAATGACGGTTCACCAACTCCGAACTACGTTGAG GAATGTCGGTATCCCTGCCAAAGGTCGTAAATGCGAGCTTGTGTCTGCCttgaagtgctttttggaaAAGAAGATAGATG GTGAAGGTTCTGTGGTAAGACAAGGACAAGTGTCCTCCATTTCTATTGAAGATGCATCGGGTCAAACCAAGGCTGAAACTTCATCTGATGGAGACCATGCTCAAAATGTCGACACTGTTTTGGAGGGTCATGAACTGCAACGGAATAAGAGAAGGTTAAAGCATTCGTCAGTTAAGAGTAAAACTCTTGTAGGCGATAACAAAGTTGCCACGAAAAAGGAGAAGCTGTCAATTGAATATGATGAGGTTTCAG GTGAGAAAATCTCGAGGACACGGAGGAAAGTATCTTCAGAAACTAGTAGCGTTGATGTCAAAACTGATGATAAACTGGCTGAGCCGTGGACAGTTCTTGCACACAAGAAACCTCAGAAAGATTGGATTCCTTATAATCCTAGAACAATGAAGCGTCCACTGCTTCCCAAAGATACTAAATTTGTGAAGCTTATGTCTTGGAATGTCAATGGTTTAAGGGCATTACTTAAGCTGGAGGGATTCTCTGCTTTGCAGCTCGCTCAAAGGGAAGATTTTGATGTACTGTGTTTACAGGAGACCAAACTGCAG GAGAAAGATGTTGAAGATGTGAAAAGGTCTCTGATAGATGGCTATGAGAATAGCTTCTGGACATGCAGTGTTTCCAAACTTGGTTATTCGGGAACTGCAATTATATCTCGG ATAAAGCCACATTCTGTCACATATGGCCTTGGCATACCCGATCATGACAGTGAGGGGCGGATTGTAACAGTAGAGTTTGACTCGTTTTACCTGATAAGTGGATATGTTCCTAATTCTGGAGATGGTTTGCGAAGACTG TCATACAGGATCACAGAATGGGATCCAACTCTCAGCAATTACATGAAA GAGCTGGAAAAGTCAAAACCTGTCATTTTAACTGGTGATCTGAACTGTGCTCATCAAGAGATAGACATATATAACCCAGCT GGAAATAGAAGAAGTGCCGGGTTTACAGATGAAGAAAGGCAATCCTTTGGGACAAACTTTTTATCCAAGGGATTTGTGGATACCTTCAGAAGGCAACACCCTGGTGTTGTAGGCTATACATACTGGGGTTATCGGCATGGTGGACGCAAATTTAATAGAG GGTGGCGGCTTGACTACTTCCTCGTCTCAGAATCCATAGCGGACAAGGTTCACGACTCATACATTCTCCCTGATGTTACTGGTAGCGATCATTGCCCTGTAGGTCTTGTATTTAAGCTGTAG